Proteins found in one Candidatus Baltobacteraceae bacterium genomic segment:
- a CDS encoding EF-Tu/IF-2/RF-3 family GTPase, which produces GSALKALQSDGKRGNPATDPIFKLMDTVDEYIPDPVRQTDKPFLMPIEDVFTITGRGTVGTGRVERGQVKVGEDVEIVGLQEVARKTVVTGIEMFRKLLDIGIAGDNVGVLLRGVERNDIERGQVLAKPGSIKPHKKFKAEVYVLSKEEGGRHTPFFGNYRPQFYFRTTDVTGTIKLPEGVEMVMPGDNIAIDVELITPIACEEGLRFAIREGGRTVGAGVVTAVSE; this is translated from the coding sequence GGCTCGGCGCTCAAGGCGCTCCAGTCCGACGGCAAGCGCGGCAATCCGGCCACCGATCCGATCTTCAAGTTGATGGATACCGTCGACGAGTACATCCCGGATCCGGTTCGTCAGACCGACAAGCCCTTCTTGATGCCGATCGAAGACGTGTTCACGATCACCGGCCGCGGAACGGTCGGAACGGGTCGCGTCGAGCGCGGCCAGGTCAAGGTCGGCGAAGACGTCGAGATCGTCGGCTTGCAGGAAGTCGCGCGTAAGACCGTCGTGACCGGTATCGAAATGTTCCGCAAACTCCTCGACATCGGCATCGCCGGCGACAACGTCGGCGTGCTCCTGCGCGGCGTGGAACGTAACGACATCGAACGCGGCCAGGTTCTTGCGAAACCCGGCTCGATCAAGCCGCACAAGAAGTTCAAAGCCGAAGTGTACGTGCTGTCAAAAGAAGAAGGCGGCCGTCACACGCCGTTCTTCGGAAACTACCGTCCGCAGTTTTACTTCCGCACGACCGACGTGACCGGTACCATCAAGCTGCCCGAGGGCGTCGAGATGGTCATGCCGGGCGACAACATCGCAATCGATGTCGAGCTCATCACGCCGATCGCCTGTGAAGAAGGTCTGCGTTTCGCCATCCGCGAGGGCGGCCGAACCGTCGGCGCCGGCGTCGTGACGGCCGTTTCGGAGTAG
- the rpsJ gene encoding 30S ribosomal protein S10: MAKQKIRIRLKAYDHKVLDQSAERIVETAKRTGAFVSGPVPLPTEINRFCVNRSPHVDKKSREHFEMRTHKRLIDILQASPKTMDALMHLDLPAGVDIELKA; the protein is encoded by the coding sequence ATGGCTAAGCAGAAGATTCGCATCCGCCTTAAGGCGTACGATCACAAAGTGTTGGATCAGTCGGCGGAGCGTATCGTTGAAACGGCGAAGCGCACGGGCGCGTTCGTCAGCGGACCGGTTCCGCTGCCGACCGAGATCAATCGCTTTTGTGTCAACCGTTCGCCGCACGTCGATAAGAAGTCGCGCGAGCATTTTGAGATGCGCACGCACAAACGGCTCATCGATATCCTTCAGGCCTCACCCAAGACGATGGACGCTCTCATGCACCTCGATCTCCCGGCCGGCGTGGACATCGAACTCAAGGCCTAA
- a CDS encoding DUF4386 domain-containing protein has product MRNRDARIAGFLYLASIIVGYVDLEYIPGRFLIPGDAAASAHAIVSNEFLFRLGMTGDLLEGTIWLFTVLALYRLLVNVDRTQAQLMVILGAFMQVPLYFVNVLNYAAALMFAGNGPGFLSVFPSAQRDAMAMFFLKLHNYEVLASLLFAGLWLFPFAVLVYKSTFLPRTLGALLAVNGIAWLMVCFSAFLTPQYSGLVHTITTPMNFGELLITLWLVIVGARTIGRSRAAED; this is encoded by the coding sequence ATGCGCAATCGAGACGCTAGGATCGCCGGATTTCTCTATCTTGCTTCGATCATCGTCGGATACGTCGATTTGGAGTACATACCGGGCAGATTTCTCATTCCCGGGGATGCGGCGGCGAGCGCGCATGCCATCGTCTCGAACGAGTTTCTCTTCCGCCTCGGCATGACCGGCGATCTCCTCGAAGGCACCATTTGGCTGTTTACCGTGCTTGCGCTCTACCGGCTGCTCGTCAATGTGGATCGCACGCAGGCACAGCTGATGGTGATCCTTGGCGCGTTTATGCAAGTCCCGCTTTACTTCGTAAATGTGCTAAACTACGCTGCCGCTCTCATGTTCGCGGGCAATGGCCCGGGCTTTCTGTCCGTTTTCCCGAGCGCGCAACGCGACGCAATGGCGATGTTCTTCCTCAAGCTGCACAACTACGAGGTTCTCGCCAGTTTGCTCTTTGCAGGCTTGTGGCTCTTTCCTTTCGCGGTCCTCGTCTACAAATCAACGTTTCTTCCACGAACGCTTGGCGCGCTGCTCGCCGTCAACGGCATCGCATGGTTGATGGTCTGCTTCTCCGCCTTCCTGACGCCGCAATACTCCGGGCTGGTCCACACGATCACCACGCCAATGAACTTTGGCGAACTTTTGATTACGCTTTGGCTGGTGATCGTGGGAGCCCGAACGATCGGCCGTTCCCGAGCCGCTGAAGATTGA
- a CDS encoding aldo/keto reductase — translation MQQRHLGKNGPAVSAMGLGTMGMSEFYGSGDDAESIRTIHRALDLGITFLDTADMYGPFINEELVGKAIADRRERVFLATKFGNVRDAADKSFRGIDGSPAYVRAACDASLKRLNVDHIDLYYQHRVDSKTPIEETVGAMAELVTAGKVRYLGLSEAAPATIRKAHATHPITALQTEYSLWSRDPEDALLSTVRELGIGFVAYSPLGRGFLTGRFKSPADFADDDFRKHHPRFAGENFAKNLDLVERVERIARAKGVSASQLALAWVLAQGNDIVPIPGTKRVKYLEENAAAAGIRLDADDLAQLERAFPRGVASGDRYADMSPVNR, via the coding sequence ATGCAACAACGTCACCTTGGAAAGAACGGCCCTGCGGTCAGCGCGATGGGCCTGGGCACCATGGGCATGTCCGAGTTTTACGGTTCCGGCGACGACGCCGAATCGATTCGCACGATCCATCGCGCGCTCGATCTCGGCATCACGTTTCTGGACACCGCCGATATGTACGGTCCGTTTATCAACGAAGAGTTGGTAGGGAAGGCGATCGCGGATCGGCGCGAACGCGTCTTTCTGGCCACGAAATTCGGCAACGTTCGGGACGCCGCCGACAAGAGTTTTCGCGGGATCGATGGCAGCCCCGCCTACGTGCGCGCGGCGTGCGACGCCTCGCTCAAGCGATTGAACGTCGATCATATCGATCTGTATTACCAGCACCGCGTCGACTCCAAGACGCCGATCGAGGAGACGGTCGGCGCCATGGCGGAGCTCGTAACCGCCGGCAAGGTGCGTTATCTCGGGCTCTCCGAAGCCGCGCCCGCCACGATTCGCAAGGCGCACGCGACCCACCCGATTACCGCGCTGCAGACCGAGTACTCCCTGTGGTCGCGCGACCCGGAGGACGCGCTGCTGTCGACGGTGCGCGAATTGGGCATCGGTTTCGTGGCGTACAGCCCGCTCGGGCGCGGTTTTCTGACCGGCCGCTTCAAGTCGCCCGCGGATTTCGCAGACGACGACTTTCGCAAGCATCATCCCCGTTTTGCGGGCGAGAACTTTGCGAAAAATCTGGATCTCGTGGAGCGCGTCGAACGGATCGCGCGCGCGAAAGGCGTGAGCGCATCGCAGCTCGCGCTCGCCTGGGTGCTCGCGCAAGGCAACGATATCGTGCCGATCCCCGGCACCAAGCGCGTGAAGTATCTCGAAGAAAATGCCGCCGCCGCAGGCATCCGGCTCGACGCGGACGACCTCGCACAGCTAGAGCGAGCGTTTCCGCGGGGCGTCGCCTCGGGAGATCGCTATGCAGACATGAGTCCCGTCAACCGATGA
- a CDS encoding acyl-CoA dehydrogenase family protein produces the protein MTAATSKKIASPNADDFLNIDALLTDEERLVRDTVRAFVRKRILPNIAQWFEEGIVPRELGKELGDLGLLGMHLHGYGCPGASAVAYGLACMELEAGDSGIRSFASVQGSLAMFAIARWGSEAQKQQWLPRMARGEALGCFGLTEPDFGSSPGDMRTFARRDGDDWVLDGTKMWITNGGIADLAVVWAQTDDGIRGFIVPTGSKGFAANPIERKLSLRASVTSELVMQDCRLPGDAVFPDVRGLRGPLACLNEARFGIVWGAMGAARACYESALAYAKTRVQFGKPIGAFQLTQEKLVDMLLELNKGTLLALHLGRMKDEGRAHPAHVSFGKLNNVREALAIAREARTILGANGVTLEYPVIRHANNLESVLTYEGTSEVHTLILGQAITGLNAFA, from the coding sequence ATGACCGCAGCGACTTCCAAAAAGATCGCATCGCCCAACGCCGACGATTTCCTCAACATCGATGCCCTGCTCACCGACGAGGAACGCCTCGTTCGCGACACGGTCCGCGCCTTCGTGCGCAAGCGCATCCTGCCGAACATCGCGCAGTGGTTCGAGGAAGGCATCGTGCCGCGCGAGCTCGGCAAGGAGCTCGGCGATCTCGGATTGCTCGGCATGCACCTGCACGGGTACGGCTGCCCCGGAGCCAGCGCCGTTGCGTACGGTCTGGCGTGCATGGAACTCGAAGCGGGCGACAGCGGCATTCGCAGCTTCGCGTCGGTTCAGGGGTCGCTCGCGATGTTCGCGATCGCCCGCTGGGGAAGCGAGGCGCAAAAGCAGCAGTGGCTTCCGCGCATGGCGCGCGGCGAAGCGCTGGGGTGTTTCGGGTTGACCGAACCCGACTTCGGCAGCAGCCCCGGCGATATGCGCACGTTCGCGCGTCGCGACGGTGACGACTGGGTGCTCGACGGTACGAAGATGTGGATCACCAACGGCGGTATCGCCGACCTCGCGGTCGTGTGGGCACAAACCGACGACGGAATCCGCGGATTCATCGTTCCGACCGGCAGCAAAGGATTCGCGGCCAATCCGATCGAGCGAAAACTCTCGCTGCGCGCCTCGGTCACCTCGGAGCTCGTGATGCAGGACTGCCGCCTTCCGGGCGATGCGGTCTTTCCCGATGTTCGCGGATTACGCGGCCCGCTCGCGTGCTTGAACGAAGCGCGCTTCGGTATCGTGTGGGGCGCGATGGGCGCCGCGCGCGCGTGCTACGAGTCGGCGCTCGCGTACGCGAAGACGCGCGTACAGTTCGGCAAACCGATCGGCGCGTTTCAACTCACGCAAGAGAAATTGGTCGACATGCTGTTGGAGCTCAACAAGGGTACGCTGCTCGCGCTGCATCTCGGCCGCATGAAAGACGAGGGGCGCGCACACCCCGCGCACGTGAGCTTCGGCAAACTCAACAACGTTCGGGAAGCCCTTGCGATCGCGCGCGAAGCCCGCACGATCTTAGGCGCGAACGGCGTCACGCTGGAATATCCGGTCATTCGGCACGCGAACAATCTCGAGTCCGTTCTCACCTACGAGGGGACGAGCGAAGTGCACACGCTCATCCTCGGCCAGGCGATTACGGGTCTCAACGCGTTCGCGTAA